The following proteins come from a genomic window of Candidatus Nezhaarchaeota archaeon:
- the cmr4 gene encoding type III-B CRISPR module RAMP protein Cmr4 gives MSALFTSGGLICVFCEEPTHFGAGRKVGLVDLPIQRSALTDLPIGQASSIRGMLRSFLELSGQRDLAREAFGAEPGEVPARSGRVDISDAKLLLMPVRSVVGLFCWLTCPACLNELQGALRRLKEVTGGGLHELKLPCALHDSIEAVLKAGVAKGTALVPSECENVVKREKEERLLLLDGEMDLRAEAREEVDRLSTSLSELIAPFDGYLVNVFRRRFAVVEDDVFKLATKRGLEVATRIRTVYETKTVERGGLWSEEYLPAYSLLFSEVYFHSRLSAVEKGAGVENFIKLMNAIDGKHVFIGGKEGVGKGLVKLKAYYRAVQLER, from the coding sequence GTGAGTGCCCTCTTCACTAGCGGCGGGCTTATCTGCGTATTCTGCGAGGAGCCTACCCACTTCGGGGCTGGCCGCAAAGTGGGCCTCGTCGATCTGCCCATTCAAAGGAGCGCCCTAACCGACCTGCCTATAGGCCAGGCCTCTAGCATCAGGGGGATGCTCAGGTCGTTCCTAGAGCTGAGCGGACAGAGGGACTTGGCTAGGGAGGCGTTTGGGGCTGAGCCGGGCGAGGTTCCTGCTAGGTCTGGGCGTGTAGACATCTCCGACGCTAAGCTATTGCTAATGCCAGTTAGGTCAGTGGTAGGGCTGTTCTGCTGGCTTACGTGCCCCGCCTGCCTCAACGAGCTCCAGGGGGCCCTCCGAAGGCTCAAGGAGGTGACGGGCGGGGGGCTTCACGAGCTCAAGCTACCATGCGCGCTTCACGATAGCATTGAGGCAGTGCTTAAGGCAGGAGTGGCCAAGGGCACTGCGCTAGTCCCCAGTGAGTGTGAGAACGTGGTCAAGAGGGAGAAAGAGGAGAGGCTACTGCTGCTAGACGGCGAGATGGACCTGAGGGCCGAGGCTAGGGAGGAGGTGGACAGGCTTTCTACAAGCCTGTCGGAATTGATAGCGCCGTTCGATGGATATCTAGTGAACGTGTTTAGGCGCAGGTTCGCGGTGGTTGAGGACGACGTCTTCAAGCTCGCCACTAAGAGGGGGCTGGAGGTAGCGACTAGAATAAGGACCGTGTATGAGACCAAGACCGTTGAGCGAGGAGGGCTGTGGTCGGAGGAGTACCTGCCAGCCTACTCCCTCCTATTCTCAGAGGTCTACTTTCACTCTCGCCTGTCGGCTGTAGAGAAGGGCGCAGGGGTCGAGAACTTCATTAAGCTCATGAATGCGATAGACGGCAAGCACGTATTTATCGGTGGGAAGGAGGGAGTGGGGAAGGGGCTCGTTAAGTTGAAGGCCTACTACAGGGCGGTGCAGCTTGAGCGATAG
- the cmr5 gene encoding type III-B CRISPR module-associated protein Cmr5 produces MSDRLSATYKHAWRYVALLKRLHELGEELKKDSLAGLKEKFVSYSERLASFLEREGVLSTLGFIVSKSSARVVRELVNGPEEAYRADRLTLEELGKRLNGLGADEVAYSILYDCCAKWLVELGLISAEDYKKDHVSPILQIAEGFSDLGLKHLINEELSRLAIAIKQLAAGGLSGD; encoded by the coding sequence TTGAGCGATAGACTGTCCGCGACGTATAAGCACGCGTGGAGGTACGTAGCGCTGCTCAAGAGGCTGCATGAGCTGGGGGAGGAGCTGAAGAAGGACAGTCTAGCGGGCCTAAAGGAAAAGTTTGTAAGCTACTCAGAGCGCCTCGCCTCGTTCCTAGAGCGAGAGGGCGTCCTGTCAACGCTAGGCTTCATAGTCTCTAAGTCTAGCGCGAGGGTAGTTAGGGAGCTGGTGAATGGGCCGGAGGAGGCGTATAGGGCAGACAGGCTCACTCTCGAGGAGCTCGGGAAGAGGCTTAATGGCTTAGGGGCGGACGAAGTCGCCTACTCCATCCTATACGACTGCTGCGCCAAGTGGCTCGTCGAGCTAGGCCTAATCAGCGCAGAGGACTATAAGAAGGACCACGTCTCCCCCATCCTCCAGATCGCTGAGGGATTCAGTGACCTTGGGCTTAAGCACCTAATTAACGAGGAGCTCTCGAGGCTAGCGATTGCCATTAAGCAGCTAGCGGCTGGGGGGCTCAGCGGTGATTGA